The genomic segment TTTACCTGCAACTTTGACGGTGAAATGATCGTGAACGAACTCAAGGATTATCCCAACTGCCGGATTTCCTTTGTCAACGAGGGGGCCATGCGCGCCGGTTTCGTCAACTATATCCGGCAGAACATGACGGGCGCCACATTTGTGGACATTACCGATGAGATCGACCTGATCAAGGCCATCAAAAGCCCCGAGGAAATTGAGCACATCAAGAACAGCTGCTATATTCATGATGAAGCCATGAAAGCCTGCTACGAGGCCATCAAGCCCGGCATCCGGGAATTTGAAATCGGTGCCATTGGAAGATTTAAAGCCAAGATGCTGGGAAGCGAACAGCTCTTTATCCAAATCGGCTCTGCTCCTCCCGGGCAGAACTTTCCCTACAGTAATATTCATGCCATGAACCGCGTCATCCAGGACGGCGATTCCCTCGGGATTCTGATCGAGGCGATCTGTCCGGCCGGCTATTATACCCATCTGCATCGCACCGTCTGCGTCGGCAAGATTCCCGAACCCCTGGCAATCGTATACGAGGACATGATGACGGCCTATCGGCGCACCAGAGACCTGTTAAAGCCCGGTGCGGATCCCATCGATATCCTGGACGACTATAACGACTTTCTGCAAAGCAAGGGGTATCCCATGGAGAGAAGGCTGTACGCCCACGGCCAGGGCTACGACCTGGTGGAAAGGCCTTCCTGCCAGATCGGCGAAACCATGAAGATTGAAGAAAATATGAATATCGCCATTCATCCGCCCATCAGTAAAAACGGGACGGCCAATATCTGCGATAATTATATTATCACCAAAACAGGCGTAAGCGAGTGCCTGCATAAAACGCCCCAGGAAATTTATGTCGTCAAGTAAGGGGCGACAGTCGGGATCTGAACGCCGCCGTTTTTGGTGCGGCGTTCAGCATATTTTAAAAAGAATGAATGGGTACGGCAGCTTTGATAATGAGGTTTCAGATGCAAAAGAAATATAAAATTGGAATTATTCCGGGAGACGGAATCGGGCGCGATGCCATCAGCGCGGCCCGGATCGTCCTCGACGCGGTTAACGACATATCCGACTTTAAGATGGATTTTAAGCCCATGGACACCGGGGATGTTGCTTTTGAAAAGTACGGCGATCCCTTTCCCAAAGAGACCCTGGACGGAATCGCAAAGACAGATGCGGTCCTGTTCGGCGCGGCCGGAAATCCCCATACCGTTAAGGTCCTGATGGGGTTTCGGCTGGGATTTAATCTGTATGCCAATGTGCGGCCCATCAAATCACTCCCCGGTGCCGGCGCCATCCAGGAGAAAGCCGACCTGATCATCGTCCGGGAAAATACCGAGGGGCTGTATAGGGGCGTCGGTTATATCGACGAAGATTATTATGTGAATTTAAGGGTGTTCACCAAAAAGGGGATGGATCGAATTTTGAGGTTTTGCTTTGAGCTGGCCCGCAAGGAGGGCCGCAAGCAGGTGACCTTTACCCACAAGGCCCACGTCCTGACGTATACGGACGAACCCATGCGGCAGATTTTTTATGAAATGGCCAAGGAGTACCCGGACATTGAAGCCAACGACATGACCATTGATGCCTGCGCCATGCAGATCGTCATGCATCCGGAGCGATTCGACATTATTTTCGCTGAAAATGCCAATGGTGATATTTTAAGTGATGTCGGCGCCGGTGTGGTGGGCGGAATGGGGTTTGCCTACAGCGGCAATATCGGTGATTCCATGGGTGTTTTTGAACCGATTCATGGAACCGCCCCCAAATATGCGGGGAAAAATGTGATCAACCCCATTGCCGCCATTATGGCCGCTAAAATGATGTTTGATTATCTGGGAGAAAAAGAGACGGGAACAAAAATTGAAAAAGCCATCGTCGATGTTCTGAAAGAGGGCAAGGTCCGCACGTATGACCTCAAGGGCAAATCTTCCACGACGGATGTCGCCGAAGCAATAGCGGAAAAACTGTGCAAATGAGGATAAGATCTTTTATCGTATTCATGAATATGTGTACTTGGTAAATTATAACATTAACTTCGATAATATGGAGGTTTGATATGGAATTTGCAGTAGACTGGACCCGCCGAATCGACTTTGATTTGCTGCGCAGGGAAAGAACCAAAAGCTTAAACGAACAGATAAAAAAATTCGGTTTGGACGGGTTGCTGTTGTTCAAGGCCGAGAGCATCCGCTATATGACCGGCTACCGGCCGTTGTGGTGGCCCATCTCCTTTTTGACCCGCAATGCGGCCATCATGTCTCCGGATAAGGATCCGATCCTGTTTCCCACCAGCGGCTGCGTGGAAAGATGCTGGAACAGCATGTACTGGATGAAGAAAGAAAATATCCGGCCCCTGGCGACCATGGAGGATCCGGGCATTGCCGAAACCGAAGTCAAGAAAAAATTCAAACCGGCGATCGAGGAACTCGGCATCACCAAGGGAAAAGTCGGCATCGACCATGTCTCCATGATTGTCTTGAACAAATTAAAAGAAGTTTTCCCGAAAATTGAATTTGTGGATGGGGACCAGTGCGTGTTGGCGGCCCAGGTGGTCAAGAACAGTGAAGAACTGAAATGCATGCGGGTGGCGAGCCAGCATGCCTCCTACGCCATGGATCGGGCAATTGGCAGCATCCGGGCAGGGATCCGGGAGTGCGAAATCCTGGCGGAAGCCATGCACTCGCTGTATGCCAACGGCATGGAAACGCCCCAGTGCAGCCTGATTGTGACCTCCGGAGACGGTACGGCGCCGCTGCGGCGGTTTGCCTCGGACCGCAAGATCAACTGGGGTGAACTCGTGTTCATGGATCTGGGCGGCTGCTTCAACGGCTATTTCTCGGATTTCACCCGAACGGTCATCCACGGCAAGCCCAACGAAGAGCAGAAGAAAATTTACCGGGCGGTGTATGCCATGATGATGGAGATTCAGCGCACCATGATTCCGGGCAATACCAATAAAGACGTTAATGACGCCGCCCGCAAAGCGGTCGTCGACGCAGGCTTTAAGGGGTATGATTACCTGGGTCTGCTGGGCCACAGCATCGGGGTAACCGGATTGACCTACCCGATTATCGGCGAAGTCGCCGCCATCGGCAGTGAGAACATCGTCGAACTTCAGCCGGGCATGATCTTCAGCATGGAACCGGGCATTTTCATTCCGGGCGTTCCCGGCGGCGGCGGCATCCGGCTGGAGGACACGATATTGATTACGGAAACCGGCAACGAAGTTCTCACGAAAACCCCCTATGACGAGAACCTGTTGTCGTAGCCGTACGGAGAGCTACTATTTTTCCGAGGAGGGAAGTAATGCACATTGTAGTTTGCACCAAACAAATTGTCGACCCTGAAATCCCATCGGGCGAATTTAAGGTCGACTTCGAAGCAAAGCGAGCGGTTCCGGACCAGGGCGAACCGGTCCTGAACCCTTATGATGAAAATGCCATTGAAGTGGCCCTGCAGCTCAAGGATCGCGATAAGGACATTAAGGTCACCGTGCTTACAATGGGAGGGGAATCGAGCCAGAAGGTTTTACGCCGCGCCCTGGCCATGGGCTGCGATGAGGCGATCTGGCTCAAGGATCCTTCTTTTGAAGCGCTGGATTCAGCCGGAACGGCCGCCGTTATCGCCAAAGCCATCCGGCAGGCAGGAAACGTCGATATTGTTCTTTGCGGCAGACAGGCCGGTGACTGGGACATGGGCCAGGTGGGTGCGCTGCTGGCAGAGGAGCTGCAAACAGCCTGTATTCCCATGGCGTACAACATTGAAAAAAAGGAGAATGCCCTTTTCGTTAAAAGAGAGACCGAAAACGGAATGGCGGTTCTTGAGGCGGGCCTGCCGTTAGTGGCGAACATCACCAACAGCAGCACCAATCAGCCGCGCTATCCTTCGGTAAAGGGTGTATTGATGGCGGGCCGAAAAAAGATTCCGACCTTTTCGGCCGGTGATCTTTCCATCGACGCGGAGATCCCGAAACGGGTTGTGGTGGAAGAATTAACGCTTCCCAGTTATGACCGGCAGGTGTTGTTTATCGACGGGGAGGACGGCCCGGAGAAAGCGGTGAACCTTGCGGCGCACCTGATCAAAATGAATCTTATAAAATAAATGAAACGATCTGTTAGGCAGAAGGCATAAGGAGGTAGAAATGCCAGGAATTTTAGTATACGCATCCATCGTTTGCGATGCGGTGTCCATGCCGACCCGGGAGATCCTGGGCGCGGCACGTGGGGTAGCTGCAAAAACCGGTGAGCCGGTATCTGCCGCGCTTCTGGGGTCAGGGATTTCATCCCTGACCCAGGACCTGATCGAAGCCGGCGCAGACAGCGTTCATGTTTGTGATAATGAGAAGCTATGGGAATTTCATGCCAACGCTTACCTGAAGGTACTGGCGGACATTGCTGCGTCAGTAAATCCGCGCATGATCATCTTTCCGGGAGAGGCTGCGGCCATTGAGCTGGCGCCCCGGCTGGCCCATCGCCTGAAAGGGGGGCTGATTACCGATTGCATCGGTTTTGAGGTCCGGGAGGATGCCGTTATCTTTACCAAACCGGTTTACGGCAGCAAGGCACTGGCGCGGATGCGGGTTGACGGCCCAACGGCGCTGGTAACCGTGCGGCCGCGTACCCAGGAACCGTTTGGGCCCGACCAGAACCGCAAAGGGGATGTTGTGACCGTTGAGACGGCGCTCGGGGATATTGCGCCTGAAACCCGGACGGTTGAACGCGTTGAGGAGGAAGTTTTCGAGTGCATTCTGGAAGAGGCCAATGTGGTTGTTTCCGGCGGACGCGGCATGAAGGATCCGGAATCTTTTCAACAGCTCAGAGAACTGGCCACGCTCCTGAACGGGGCAATGGGCGCCACCCGGGTTGCGGTGGACCAGGGGATGGTGCCGCCTTCCTGCCAGATCGGATTGACCGGCAAGATCGTCGCCCCGGAAGTCTATTTTGCCGTGGGCATATCCGGCGCCAGCCAGCATATCGCCGGGATGTCCGGTTCAAAATATATCGTGGCGATCAATTCAGATCCGGATGCGCCGATATTCAGCATTTCGAATGTCGGGGTGGTCGAGGACTACCGCAATGTGATGCCGACGCTGATCGATGAACTGCGTAAAGCCCTTGCATAATAGGGGCCTGGGGCGGGGAAGGCCGGGGGAGGGTTTCTCAATGGAAGTGATTCTCCGGCGGCGTCAACATATAATAATTAAAAATGGAGGGAAGCACCATGCCATATCAATTCACTGACGAGCAGCTCGCCATAAGGGAGCTCGCTGTCGATTTTTTTATAAAGGAAGTTAAACCGGTGGCGGCTGCAATGGATGCGCGCCCCAATCCCAAGGACTGTTACCCCGCTGAATTGATCCGAAAGGCTTCCAAGATCGGTTTAAGAACTTTGGGTCTTCCCGAAGAATACGGCGGGGCCGGCGCGGACGTGGTTACCAAATCCATGGTGCTGGCCGCCACGACCGAGATCGAACCCGGCACCGCAAAATGTCTGAGCCAGTGCTGGAAGGTCATGCAGGTCATCAATGAAGGCGGGACCGAAGAACAGAAGAAAAAGTTCTTTACCATGTTCGCCGAAGACGATGATTGCACCGGTTCCGTTTTGCTGACCGAACCCAATGCCGGCAGCGACACCCTGCTGGATCCCGTAGACCTGAAATCGGGCGTATCCATGAAAGCCGATGAAGACGGCGACTGCTTTGTCGTCAACGGCGCCAAACATATGTCGTCGCTGGTGAGTTTTTCCAAAATTCATATTCTATATACCCGGACCGACCGTTCCGTCACCGCCAAAAAAGGTACGACGACGTTTATCGTACCGGTTGAGGAAATGTCCGGCCTGTCCTACGGCCAGATTCATGACAAACTGGGATATCGACTGTATCCCAACGGGGAGACCTTCTGGGATAATGTCCGGATTCCTAAGAAGTATATCCTGGGCAAAGTGAACGAAGGCCTGTCTTCCCGCGTTCAGTTCGGCGCCAGCGTCGAAATCGCCTCGATGACGCTGGGGATCTGCAAGGCGATGTATAAACTTTCACTGGAGCACGCCAAGCAGCGCATACAGGGGGGTAAACCCATTATTCATCACCAGACCGTCGGAACCATGCTGGCGGAGATGCGGATTCTCACCGATACCCTCGAAACCTATCTGTTTGACACCGCCGTCCAGATCCGGGACAATCTGAAATTCGACCGGCGCAAATCAACCTATACCAGTATTTTCTCCAGGGATTGCTTCATGAAGATTATGCTGCTGGCCATGGACGTCATGGCGGGGGTCGGCATTATGCGGGACCATCCCATGGAAAAATTTATCAGGGACGGCATCACCTGGCTGCATGCCAGCGGCACCAACTCCCTTAACAAGTTAAGGGTCGCGGAAACCCTGCGATAATAATTGATTTAGGCCTTTTCAATCGGAAGTCAGGAAATTTAAATGTCAAAGTCAAAGATTCTGATCAAGAATGAAATCCTGCGCAATACGGATGCGGTTGCCGGTGTTTTACACGGCCGGGTCGCAATAACAGCTGAACAAGGGTGGTGAACATGCCTGTGACCCAAAAA from the Desulfobacterales bacterium genome contains:
- a CDS encoding acyl-CoA/acyl-ACP dehydrogenase, which gives rise to MPYQFTDEQLAIRELAVDFFIKEVKPVAAAMDARPNPKDCYPAELIRKASKIGLRTLGLPEEYGGAGADVVTKSMVLAATTEIEPGTAKCLSQCWKVMQVINEGGTEEQKKKFFTMFAEDDDCTGSVLLTEPNAGSDTLLDPVDLKSGVSMKADEDGDCFVVNGAKHMSSLVSFSKIHILYTRTDRSVTAKKGTTTFIVPVEEMSGLSYGQIHDKLGYRLYPNGETFWDNVRIPKKYILGKVNEGLSSRVQFGASVEIASMTLGICKAMYKLSLEHAKQRIQGGKPIIHHQTVGTMLAEMRILTDTLETYLFDTAVQIRDNLKFDRRKSTYTSIFSRDCFMKIMLLAMDVMAGVGIMRDHPMEKFIRDGITWLHASGTNSLNKLRVAETLR
- a CDS encoding M24 family metallopeptidase — protein: MHELIKERVMKPISDAELERRWKAVRDVMKAKKVDFLLIENNNDYLGGYIKWFTDIPAVHAYPISAIFPVDDEMTTFSHGELEPKGGTGLPAWLVRGVKKRMSSPIMTSCNFTCNFDGEMIVNELKDYPNCRISFVNEGAMRAGFVNYIRQNMTGATFVDITDEIDLIKAIKSPEEIEHIKNSCYIHDEAMKACYEAIKPGIREFEIGAIGRFKAKMLGSEQLFIQIGSAPPGQNFPYSNIHAMNRVIQDGDSLGILIEAICPAGYYTHLHRTVCVGKIPEPLAIVYEDMMTAYRRTRDLLKPGADPIDILDDYNDFLQSKGYPMERRLYAHGQGYDLVERPSCQIGETMKIEENMNIAIHPPISKNGTANICDNYIITKTGVSECLHKTPQEIYVVK
- a CDS encoding electron transfer flavoprotein subunit beta/FixA family protein, which translates into the protein MHIVVCTKQIVDPEIPSGEFKVDFEAKRAVPDQGEPVLNPYDENAIEVALQLKDRDKDIKVTVLTMGGESSQKVLRRALAMGCDEAIWLKDPSFEALDSAGTAAVIAKAIRQAGNVDIVLCGRQAGDWDMGQVGALLAEELQTACIPMAYNIEKKENALFVKRETENGMAVLEAGLPLVANITNSSTNQPRYPSVKGVLMAGRKKIPTFSAGDLSIDAEIPKRVVVEELTLPSYDRQVLFIDGEDGPEKAVNLAAHLIKMNLIK
- a CDS encoding isocitrate/isopropylmalate family dehydrogenase, producing the protein MQKKYKIGIIPGDGIGRDAISAARIVLDAVNDISDFKMDFKPMDTGDVAFEKYGDPFPKETLDGIAKTDAVLFGAAGNPHTVKVLMGFRLGFNLYANVRPIKSLPGAGAIQEKADLIIVRENTEGLYRGVGYIDEDYYVNLRVFTKKGMDRILRFCFELARKEGRKQVTFTHKAHVLTYTDEPMRQIFYEMAKEYPDIEANDMTIDACAMQIVMHPERFDIIFAENANGDILSDVGAGVVGGMGFAYSGNIGDSMGVFEPIHGTAPKYAGKNVINPIAAIMAAKMMFDYLGEKETGTKIEKAIVDVLKEGKVRTYDLKGKSSTTDVAEAIAEKLCK
- a CDS encoding Xaa-Pro peptidase family protein codes for the protein MEFAVDWTRRIDFDLLRRERTKSLNEQIKKFGLDGLLLFKAESIRYMTGYRPLWWPISFLTRNAAIMSPDKDPILFPTSGCVERCWNSMYWMKKENIRPLATMEDPGIAETEVKKKFKPAIEELGITKGKVGIDHVSMIVLNKLKEVFPKIEFVDGDQCVLAAQVVKNSEELKCMRVASQHASYAMDRAIGSIRAGIRECEILAEAMHSLYANGMETPQCSLIVTSGDGTAPLRRFASDRKINWGELVFMDLGGCFNGYFSDFTRTVIHGKPNEEQKKIYRAVYAMMMEIQRTMIPGNTNKDVNDAARKAVVDAGFKGYDYLGLLGHSIGVTGLTYPIIGEVAAIGSENIVELQPGMIFSMEPGIFIPGVPGGGGIRLEDTILITETGNEVLTKTPYDENLLS
- a CDS encoding electron transfer flavoprotein subunit alpha/FixB family protein, with product MPGILVYASIVCDAVSMPTREILGAARGVAAKTGEPVSAALLGSGISSLTQDLIEAGADSVHVCDNEKLWEFHANAYLKVLADIAASVNPRMIIFPGEAAAIELAPRLAHRLKGGLITDCIGFEVREDAVIFTKPVYGSKALARMRVDGPTALVTVRPRTQEPFGPDQNRKGDVVTVETALGDIAPETRTVERVEEEVFECILEEANVVVSGGRGMKDPESFQQLRELATLLNGAMGATRVAVDQGMVPPSCQIGLTGKIVAPEVYFAVGISGASQHIAGMSGSKYIVAINSDPDAPIFSISNVGVVEDYRNVMPTLIDELRKALA